In the Hippoglossus stenolepis isolate QCI-W04-F060 chromosome 14, HSTE1.2, whole genome shotgun sequence genome, one interval contains:
- the LOC118121395 gene encoding profilin-2 isoform X1: protein MSWQSYVDNLMADGSCQDAAIVGYTDAKYVWASFVGGTFANITPEEIDVLIGKDREAFFTSGMTLGVKKCSVIRDSLHLDSDWTMDIRTKSQGGEPTYNVSVGKAGKAMVFVMGKEGVHGGQLNKKAFQMAEYLRKSGY, encoded by the exons ATGTCCTGGCAAAGCTACGTGGACAACCTGATGGCTGACGGCAGCTGTCAGGACGCGGCCATTGTTGGGTACACAGACGCCAAATACGTCTGGGCATCGTTTGTCGGCGGTACATTTGCCAACATTACG cctgaAGAAATTGACGTGCTAATAGGAAAGGACCGAGAGGCATTCTTCACCAGTGGGATGACCTTAGGTGTTAAAAAATGCTCCGTAATCAGAGACAGCCTCCACCTTGATAGCGACTGGACAATGGACATCCGGACAAAGAGTCAAGGCGGAGAGCCAACATACAACGTTTCTGTAGGCAAAGCCGGCAAAG CAATGGTTTTTGTCATGGGGAAGGAAGGTGTCCATGGAGGGCAGCTCAACAAGAAAGCTTTTCAGATGGCTGAGTACCTGAGGAAGTCCGGATACTAA
- the LOC118121395 gene encoding profilin-2 isoform X2 — translation MSWQSYVDNLMADGSCQDAAIVGYTDAKYVWASFVGGTFANITPEEIDVLIGKDREAFFTSGMTLGVKKCSVIRDSLHLDSDWTMDIRTKSQGGEPTYNVSVGKAGKVLVLVMGKEGVHGGGLNKKAYSMAKYLRDSGF, via the exons ATGTCCTGGCAAAGCTACGTGGACAACCTGATGGCTGACGGCAGCTGTCAGGACGCGGCCATTGTTGGGTACACAGACGCCAAATACGTCTGGGCATCGTTTGTCGGCGGTACATTTGCCAACATTACG cctgaAGAAATTGACGTGCTAATAGGAAAGGACCGAGAGGCATTCTTCACCAGTGGGATGACCTTAGGTGTTAAAAAATGCTCCGTAATCAGAGACAGCCTCCACCTTGATAGCGACTGGACAATGGACATCCGGACAAAGAGTCAAGGCGGAGAGCCAACATACAACGTTTCTGTAGGCAAAGCCGGCAAAG tcttgGTCTTGGTAATGGGCAAAGAAGGGGTCCATGGAGGCGGATTGAATAAGAAGGCATACTCGATGGCAAAATACTTGAGGGATTCAGGGTTTTAG